The proteins below are encoded in one region of Nitrospira sp.:
- a CDS encoding pyruvate dehydrogenase (acetyl-transferring) E1 component subunit alpha produces the protein MPRKTTYTPPAVEFLSILDEDGQVDAKLEPKLPQDFLRRLHDAMLLARRFDERMLSLQRQGRIGTFAPVKGQEAAQVGAAAVLSEQDWVVPSFRETAALVWRGLPLEGVLLYNAGYNEGGRVPDGQNFLPPSVPVGSQMLHAAGLAYGGKLKKSGAIVLTFFGDGATSEGDFHEALNFASVLACPVIFLCQNNHYAISMPRAKQTSSRTLAQKAIAYEMPCLQVDGNDVLAVYVAAKEAAERARAENRPTLIECVTYRLSVHTTVDDPSKYRSEEEVKTWERRDPLSRFQTYLRNLGMLAEKDVEAAEEAVSARIKTALHAWEDRMASLTDPAVMFEHLYASKPPALKEQQDRFVQEWSTRGEGARHG, from the coding sequence GTGCCACGCAAGACTACCTATACACCGCCGGCCGTCGAGTTCCTGTCCATCCTGGACGAGGACGGTCAGGTCGATGCCAAGTTGGAGCCCAAATTGCCCCAAGATTTCCTGCGTCGTCTGCACGATGCAATGCTGCTGGCTCGCCGCTTCGACGAGCGCATGCTGAGCCTGCAGCGGCAAGGCCGCATTGGCACCTTCGCCCCAGTCAAAGGTCAGGAAGCGGCGCAGGTCGGTGCGGCGGCGGTACTCAGCGAACAGGATTGGGTCGTCCCCTCATTTCGGGAAACCGCAGCGCTCGTCTGGAGGGGCCTGCCGCTGGAAGGAGTGTTGCTCTACAATGCAGGCTATAACGAAGGCGGGCGTGTGCCGGATGGGCAGAACTTTTTGCCTCCGAGCGTGCCCGTCGGGTCTCAAATGCTCCATGCGGCGGGACTCGCTTACGGGGGAAAGCTCAAGAAAAGTGGCGCCATCGTGCTGACCTTCTTCGGGGATGGCGCCACCTCCGAAGGCGATTTTCATGAAGCGCTGAACTTCGCCAGCGTTCTGGCCTGCCCGGTAATCTTTCTCTGCCAGAACAATCACTATGCCATCTCGATGCCGCGCGCGAAACAAACATCCTCCCGCACGCTCGCCCAGAAGGCCATCGCGTATGAGATGCCGTGCCTCCAGGTCGACGGCAACGATGTGTTGGCAGTATATGTTGCGGCAAAAGAGGCGGCCGAACGGGCGCGTGCGGAGAACCGGCCGACTTTGATCGAATGTGTTACCTACCGCCTGTCGGTTCATACGACGGTGGACGATCCGTCCAAATATCGGTCAGAGGAAGAGGTCAAAACGTGGGAGCGTCGTGATCCGCTCTCTCGTTTTCAAACGTACCTGCGAAATCTGGGCATGCTGGCGGAGAAGGATGTCGAAGCGGCGGAAGAAGCGGTATCCGCTCGCATCAAGACGGCACTTCATGCATGGGAGGACCGAATGGCGTCGCTCACGGACCCCGCCGTGATGTTCGAGCACCTGTACGCATCCAAGCCGCCTGCGCTAAAGGAGCAACAGGACAGGTTCGTGCAGGAGTGGTCGACACGCGGGGAAGGGGCCCGTCATGGCTGA
- the lpdA gene encoding dihydrolipoyl dehydrogenase has protein sequence MNQSSDADVVVIGGGPGGYVAAIRAAQAGMRVICIEDRPALGGTCLNVGCIPSKALLNSSRYFWESKERWGRHGIVIEGLSLDLPAMMRQKSEAVRTLTSGIDHLFRKHKIERIQGRGRLTVGRVAVSASEGGTRDIEAPSIVVATGSAPIALKDIPIDEQRIVTSTGALALPEVPEHLVVIGGGYIGLELGSVWARLGSRVTCLEMTDRLLPGMDHELATQLQRILEKQGLTVRLQTKVAAARRLGETIEVSLASSGEGRLETLQCSHLLIAVGRRPSTDGLGLEQAGIDVDEHGFIKIDRQFRTTTEGVFAIGDVAGPPLLAHKAMDEAVACIDGIAGRTGYVNYDAIPAVVYTWPEVASVGRTEDELQANGVTYRAGRFPYRANSRGRCTGDLDGFVKVLADEKTDLILGAHILGPDAGTTIHELVAAMEFGASVEELSRMSHAHPTVNEAVREAALAAHGRAIHI, from the coding sequence ATGAATCAATCGTCAGATGCTGATGTGGTGGTAATCGGCGGCGGGCCGGGTGGCTATGTGGCCGCGATCCGAGCCGCCCAAGCCGGAATGCGCGTGATCTGTATTGAAGACCGGCCGGCGCTGGGCGGAACGTGCTTGAACGTCGGCTGTATCCCGTCGAAGGCGCTGCTGAATTCTTCGCGATACTTTTGGGAGTCCAAAGAGCGATGGGGACGACACGGAATTGTGATCGAGGGCCTTTCGTTGGACCTCCCTGCCATGATGCGGCAGAAGTCGGAAGCGGTCCGAACGTTGACCAGCGGGATCGATCACCTGTTCCGAAAGCACAAAATCGAGCGGATCCAGGGGCGTGGCCGGTTGACCGTGGGCCGGGTCGCCGTTTCGGCGTCGGAGGGCGGAACCAGGGACATCGAGGCCCCCTCCATCGTGGTCGCGACGGGATCAGCCCCGATTGCGCTGAAGGATATCCCGATCGACGAACAGCGGATCGTGACCTCCACAGGGGCGCTGGCTTTACCCGAAGTTCCAGAACATCTGGTTGTCATCGGCGGGGGCTATATCGGGTTGGAACTCGGATCGGTTTGGGCGCGGCTGGGCTCGAGGGTGACGTGCCTTGAAATGACGGATCGGTTGCTTCCCGGTATGGACCACGAACTCGCAACACAACTGCAACGGATTTTGGAGAAGCAGGGGCTGACCGTGCGCTTGCAGACGAAGGTTGCGGCGGCACGGCGGCTGGGAGAGACCATTGAAGTGAGCCTCGCTTCGTCCGGGGAAGGTCGGCTGGAGACTCTGCAATGCTCGCACCTCTTGATCGCCGTCGGTCGGCGTCCGTCGACCGACGGGCTGGGACTCGAACAGGCTGGCATCGACGTTGACGAACATGGATTTATCAAGATCGACCGTCAGTTCCGCACCACGACAGAAGGGGTCTTCGCCATCGGTGACGTGGCCGGACCACCTCTCCTGGCGCACAAGGCCATGGACGAAGCCGTGGCCTGCATTGACGGCATCGCCGGGCGGACCGGGTACGTCAATTATGACGCCATTCCGGCAGTGGTCTATACATGGCCGGAAGTCGCCAGCGTCGGCCGGACAGAGGACGAGCTGCAAGCGAACGGTGTGACCTACCGGGCTGGGCGCTTTCCCTATCGCGCCAATAGTCGGGGACGCTGCACTGGCGATCTCGATGGCTTCGTGAAGGTGCTGGCCGATGAGAAGACGGATCTCATCCTGGGCGCGCATATTTTGGGGCCCGACGCCGGGACCACGATCCATGAGCTTGTCGCGGCCATGGAGTTCGGTGCGTCGGTCGAAGAACTGAGTCGGATGTCCCATGCTCACCCCACGGTCAACGAGGCTGTGCGGGAGGCGGCCTTGGCCGCGCACGGGCGGGCCATTCATATCTAG